In one Vigna radiata var. radiata cultivar VC1973A unplaced genomic scaffold, Vradiata_ver6 scaffold_158, whole genome shotgun sequence genomic region, the following are encoded:
- the LOC106752474 gene encoding gamma-interferon-inducible lysosomal thiol reductase-like: MVSSSTTFFLSLLLCVSFFAFFSQSESKSHLPKVSIELYYESLCPDSVDFIVNHLPKIFSTDLIPIVDLKFVPWGNAXLQPNHTFICQHGPNECFLNTVEACAIDIWPELGKHFQFIYCVEDFVHQRRVNEWESCYEKLHLDSEPIKQCYNSEHGKQLELQYAAETDALQPPHKYVPWVVVDGEPLYEDYENFLSYICKAYKGTDTPKSCTKVSYLTELKAKNEHSVCDKEREEPINLAKSEFNHVFMVAQDEPW, encoded by the exons ATGGTTTCTTCTTCCACcaccttctttctttctctgctCCTCTGTGTTTCTTTCTTCGCCTTCTTCTCGCAATCTGAATCCAAATCTCACCTTCCCAAAGTCTCCATAGAATTGTACTATGAAAGTTTGTGCCCAGACAGCGTCGACTTTATCGTCAATCACCTTCCTAAAATCTTCTCCACTGACCTCATCCCCATCGTTGACCTCAAATTCGTTCCTTGGGGCAATGCAANCCTTCAACCCAACCACACCTTCATCTGCCAG CATGGACCAAATGAGTGCTTCCTGAATACAGTTGAAGCCTGTGCAATTGATATTTGGCCTGAACTG GGCAAGCATTTTCAGTTCATCTACTGTGTTGAGGATTTTGTGCATCAGCGAAGGGTCAACGAGTGGGAATCTTGCTATGAGAAGCTGCATCTGGATTCCGAACCTATTAAGCAGTGTTATAATAGTGAACATGGAAAACAG CTGGAGCTACAATATGCAGCTGAAACAGATGCTTTGCAGCCTCCTCACAAGTATGTTCCATGGGTAGTTGTGGATGGAGAACCGCTCTATGAG GATTATGAAAACTTCTTAAGCTATATCTGTAAGGCTTATAAAGGCACTGATACACCCAAAAGTTGCACCAAAGTATCATACCTTACAGAACTGAAAGCAAAGAACGAACATTCAGTTTGCGACAAGGAAAGAGAAGAGCCTATTAACTTGGCGAAAAGTGAGTTCAACCATGTCTTCATGGTTGCACAAGATGAACCTTGGTGA